TGGCCTATATTGGTGATGCGGTATATGAGGTAGCTGTTCGTCAATATCTGTTGTCGAAGGCCAACATGCGTCCCAATCATTTGCACCGTAGTGCAACTGGGTTGGTATCAGCAAAGGCACAGAGCCGCATACTTACAACGATTGAGGATGAACTGTCAGAGGAAGAACGGGATATCGTCCGGCAAGGGCGGAATGCCAAATCGGGTAGTGTACCCAAAAATGCAGATGTATTGGAGTACAGACATGCTACGGCTTTTGAATGTCTCATTGGTTACCTCTATAGCAGTGGTCATCATGATCGCATGATTGAACTGATCGGGCTTGGCATTGAGCACGCGGAACAACAATCGCCA
The nucleotide sequence above comes from Paenibacillus sp. W2I17. Encoded proteins:
- a CDS encoding Mini-ribonuclease 3, with translation MSEGHPNTPKQQEQVTEGGWFPYPPSRPARLIPPIALAYIGDAVYEVAVRQYLLSKANMRPNHLHRSATGLVSAKAQSRILTTIEDELSEEERDIVRQGRNAKSGSVPKNADVLEYRHATAFECLIGYLYSSGHHDRMIELIGLGIEHAEQQSPSPTKK